In Cicer arietinum cultivar CDC Frontier isolate Library 1 chromosome 1, Cicar.CDCFrontier_v2.0, whole genome shotgun sequence, one DNA window encodes the following:
- the LOC101515279 gene encoding rhamnogalacturonan I rhamnosyltransferase 1-like yields the protein MREPLLWGREEKSGNKRGKVIWEGLMMMSNNKVEKLKNTVSARSSRMKLWMIRATTTVLLWTCIVQLTAISDMWGPRALKGWPSCFTHESALIELPSTQPRVLPPKRVYKNNGYLMVSCNGGLNQMRAAICDMVAIARYLNVTLIVPELDKASFWADPSEFQDIFDLDHFITSLRDEVRILKDLPPRLKQKVENGFLYTMPPISWSDMSYYKNQILPLIQKYKVVHLNRTDARLANNGQSLEIQKLRCRVNFSALRFTPQIEELGRKVINLLRQKGPFLVLHLRYEMDMLAFSGCTQGCNSDEVEELTRMRYAYPWWKEKIINSDLKRKDGLCPLTPEETALALRAFDIDQNIQIYIAAGEIYGGNRRMASLAKNYPKLVRKETLLEPSELQFFQNHSSQMAALDYLVSLESDIFVPTYDGNMAKVVEGHRRYLGFKKTILLNRKLLVDLIDQYNNGVMNWDEFSSAVKETHADRMGGATKRLVIPDRPKEEDYFYANPDECLEPSEDDMLSSTA from the exons ATGAGGGAACCGTTGTTGTGGGGGAGAGAAGAGAAGAGTGGGAACAAGAGAGGGAAAGTGATTTGGGAAGGGTTAATGATGATGAGTAACAATAAAGTTGAAAAGTTGAAGAATACGGTGTCGGCGAGGTCTTCAAGGATGAAATTGTGGATGATACGGGCTACCACAACGGTGTTACTGTGGACTTGCATCGTTCAGTTAACTGCAATTAGTGATATGTGGGGTCCTAGAGCTTTGAAAGGTTGGCCTTCTTGTTTTACACATGAATCTGCACTCATCGAGTTGCCTTCTACACAGCCCAGAGTTCTTCCACCCAAGA GGGTTTATAAAAACAATGGTTACTTGATGGTGTCGTGCAATGGAGGATTGAACCAAATGAGAGCGGCG ATATGTGATATGGTGGCAATTGCAAGATATTTAAATGTCACGCTTATAGTCCCTGAATTGGATAAAGCTTCCTTTTGGGCTGACCCCAG TGAGTTCCAAGATATATTTGATTTGGACCATTTTATTACATCCTTAAGAGATGAGGTGCGGATATTGAAAGATTTGCCTCCTAGACTCAAGCAGAAAGTGGAAAATGGGTTTCTTTACACTATGCCACCGATTAGTTGGTCTGACATGTCTTACTATAAGAACCAG ATTCTGCCATTGATACAAAAGTATAAAGTTGTCCATTTGAATCGAACTGATGCTCGGCTGGCCAATAATGGACAATCTCTGGAGATTCAGAAGCTGCGTTGCCGAGTCAATTTTAGTGCTCTTAGATTTACTCCTCAGATTGAGGAGTTAGGCAGAAAGGTGATCAATCTTCTGAGGCAGAAAGGACCATTTCTGGTACTTCATTTGAGGTATGAGATGGACATGTTGGCGTTTTCTGGCTGTACTCAAGGTTGCAACAGTGATGAGGTGGAAGAATTGACAAGGATGAG ATATGCTTATCCTTGgtggaaagaaaaaataattaattcggATTTGAAAAGAAAAGATGGTTTATGTCCTTTAACACCCGAGGAGACTGCCCTTGCACTTAGGGCCTTTGACATCGATCAAAACATTCAAATCTACATTGCAGCTGGGGAAATATATGGTGGGAATAGGAGAATGGCCAGCCTTGCAAAGAACTATCCAAAACTG GTCAGAAAGGAAACACTGTTGGAACCGTCTGAACTTCAGTTCTTCCAAAATCATTCCTCTCAAATGGCAGCATTGGATTATCTTGTTTCATTAGAGAGTGATATATTTGTTCCTACGTATGATGGAAATATGGCAAAAGTAGTTGAAGGTCATCGCAG ATATCTTGGGTTCAAAAAGACCATTTTATTGAACAGAAAGCTCCTAGTTGATTTGATAGATCAATACAACAATGGAGTAATGAACTGGGATGAATTCTCTTCAGCTGTGAAGGAAACTCATGCTGATCGCATGGGAGGAGCAACGAAAAGATTGGTAATCCCTGATAGGCCAAAAGAAGAGGATTATTTCTATGCAAATCCTGATGAATGTTTAGAACCATCAGAAGATGATATGTTGAGTAGTACAGCGTGA